One part of the Drosophila teissieri strain GT53w chromosome 3R, Prin_Dtei_1.1, whole genome shotgun sequence genome encodes these proteins:
- the LOC122621955 gene encoding acetylcholine receptor subunit alpha-like 2 isoform X1, translating into MAPGCCNARPRPTALLAHIWRHCKPLCLLLVLLLLCETVQANPDAKRLYDDLLSNYNRLIRPVSNNTDTVLVKLGLRLSQLIDLNLKDQILTTNVWLEHEWQDHKFKWDPSEYGGVTELYVPSEHIWLPDIVLYNNADGEYVVTTMTKAILHYTGKVVWTPPAIFKSSCEIDVRYFPFDQQTCFMKFGSWTYDGDQIDLKHISQKNDKDNKVEIGIDLREYYPSVEWDILGVPAERHEKYYPCCAEPYPDIFFNITLRRKTLFYTVNLIIPCVGISYLSVLVFYLPADSGEKIALCISILLSQTMFFLLISEIIPSTSLALPLLGKYLLFTMLLVGLSVVITIIILNIHYRKPSTHKMRPWIRSFFIKRLPKLLLMRVPKDLLRDLAANKINYGLKFSKTKFGQALMDEMQMNSGGSSPDSLRRMQGRVGAGGCNGMHVTTATNRFSGLVGALGGGLSTLSGYNGLPSVLSGLDDSLSDVAARKKYPFELEKAIHNVMFIQHHMQRQDEFNAEDQDWGFVAMVMDRLFLWLFMIASLVGTFVILGEAPSLYDDTKAIDVQLSDVAKQIYNLTEKKN; encoded by the exons ATGGCTCCTGGCTGCTGCAACGCACGCCCCCGCCCCACCGCCCTGCTCGCCCACATCTGGCGCCACTGCAAGCCGCTCTGCCTGCTCctggtgctcctgctgctctgcGAAACCGTTCAGGCGAATCCCGATGCCAAGCGCCTCTACGACGATCTGCTGAGCAACTACAATCGCCTCATCCGCCCCGTGAGCAATAACACGGACACGGTGCTGGTCAAGCTGGGCCTCCGGCTGTCCCAACTCATCGATTTG AATCTCAAAGATCAAATTCTAACGACCAACGTGTGGCTGGAGCACGAGTGGCAGGATCATAAATTCAAGTGGGATCCCTCGGAGTACGGCGGCGTCACCGAGCTTTATGTGCCCTCCGAGCACATCTGGCTGCCCGACATTGTGCTCTACAACAA TGCCGATGGCGAGTACGTGGTCACCACCATGACGAAGGCCATCCTCCACTACACCGGCAAGGTGGTGTGGACTCCGCCGGCCATCTTCAAGTCCAGCTGCGAGATTGATGTGCGCTACTTTCCCTTCGATCAGCAGACCTGCTTCATGAAGTTCGGCTCGTGGACCTACGACGGTGATCAG ATCGATTTGAAGCACATCAGCCAGAAGAACGACAAGGACAACAAGGTGGAGATAGGCATCGACCTGCGCGAGTACTATCCCAGTGTGGAGTGGGACATCCTTGGCGTTCCGGCCGAGCGGCACGAGAAGTACTATCCCTGCTGCGCCGAGCCGTATCCGG ATATCTTCTTCAATATCACCCTGCGGCGCAAGACTCTCTTCTACACGGTCAACCTCATCATTCCATGTGTGGGCATCTCCTATCTATCGGTGCTGGTCTTCTACCTGCCCGCCGATTCCGGCGAGAAGATTGCCCTGTGCATCAGCATCCTCCTGTCGCAAACCATGTTCTTTTTGCTCATATCGGAGATCATACCCTCGACTTCACTGGCACTGCCGCTACTGGGAAAGTATCTACTGTTCACCATGTTGCTGGTCGGGCTGAGTGTGGTCATCACGATTATCATACTGAACATACACTACCGCAAGCCGAGTACGCACAAGATGCGCCCCTGGATCAGGTCGTTCTTCAtcaagaggctgccgaaacTCCTGCTGATGCGTGTGCCCAAGGACCTGCTGCGCGACCTGGCGGCCAACAAGATCAACTACGGCCTCAAGTTCAGCAAGACCAAGTTCGGACAGGCGCTGATGGACGAGATGCAAATGAACTCCGGCGGCTCCAGTCCGGACTCCCTGCGGCGGATGCAAGGTCGTGTGGGTGCCGGTGGCTGCAATGGCATGCACGTGACCACGGCCACAAACAG ATTCAGCGGCTTGGTGGGGGCTCTGGGCGGCGGACTGAGCACCCTGAGCGGCTACAACGGACTGCCATCGGTGCTATCCGGATTGGACGACTCTTTGAGCGATGTGGCCGCACGCAAAAAGTATCCATTCGAGCTGGAAAAGGCCATCCACAACGTCATGTTCATACAGCACCACATGCAGCGGCAGGACGAGTTCAATGCG GAAGATCAGGACTGGGGCTTCGTGGCCATGGTCATGGATCGCCTGTTCCTCTGGCTCTTCATGATCGCCTCCTTGGTGGGCACATTTGTGATCCTGGGCGAGGCACCGTCGCTGTACGACGACACCAAGGCCATTGATGTTCAGCTATCGGATGTTGCCAAGCAAATCTACAATCTAACCGAGAAGAAGAATTAA
- the LOC122621955 gene encoding acetylcholine receptor subunit alpha-like 2 isoform X2, which translates to MAPGCCNARPRPTALLAHIWRHCKPLCLLLVLLLLCETVQANPDAKRLYDDLLSNYNRLIRPVSNNTDTVLVKLGLRLSQLIDLNLKDQILTTNVWLEHEWQDHKFKWDPSEYGGVTELYVPSEHIWLPDIVLYNNADGEYVVTTMTKAILHYTGKVVWTPPAIFKSSCEIDVRYFPFDQQTCFMKFGSWTYDGDQIDLKHISQKNDKDNKVEIGIDLREYYPSVEWDILGVPAERHEKYYPCCAEPYPDIFFNITLRRKTLFYTVNLIIPCVGISYLSVLVFYLPADSGEKIALCISILLSQTMFFLLISEIIPSTSLALPLLGKYLLFTMLLVGLSVVITIIILNIHYRKPSTHKMRPWIRSFFIKRLPKLLLMRVPKDLLRDLAANKINYGLKFSKTKFGQALMDEMQMNSGGSSPDSLRRMQGRVGAGGCNGMHVTTATNRFSGLVGALGGGLSTLSGYNGLPSVLSGLDDSLSDVAARKKYPFELEKAIHNVMFIQHHMQRQDEFNAVSRRSGLGLRGHGHGSPVPLALHDRLLGGHICDPGRGTVAVRRHQGH; encoded by the exons ATGGCTCCTGGCTGCTGCAACGCACGCCCCCGCCCCACCGCCCTGCTCGCCCACATCTGGCGCCACTGCAAGCCGCTCTGCCTGCTCctggtgctcctgctgctctgcGAAACCGTTCAGGCGAATCCCGATGCCAAGCGCCTCTACGACGATCTGCTGAGCAACTACAATCGCCTCATCCGCCCCGTGAGCAATAACACGGACACGGTGCTGGTCAAGCTGGGCCTCCGGCTGTCCCAACTCATCGATTTG AATCTCAAAGATCAAATTCTAACGACCAACGTGTGGCTGGAGCACGAGTGGCAGGATCATAAATTCAAGTGGGATCCCTCGGAGTACGGCGGCGTCACCGAGCTTTATGTGCCCTCCGAGCACATCTGGCTGCCCGACATTGTGCTCTACAACAA TGCCGATGGCGAGTACGTGGTCACCACCATGACGAAGGCCATCCTCCACTACACCGGCAAGGTGGTGTGGACTCCGCCGGCCATCTTCAAGTCCAGCTGCGAGATTGATGTGCGCTACTTTCCCTTCGATCAGCAGACCTGCTTCATGAAGTTCGGCTCGTGGACCTACGACGGTGATCAG ATCGATTTGAAGCACATCAGCCAGAAGAACGACAAGGACAACAAGGTGGAGATAGGCATCGACCTGCGCGAGTACTATCCCAGTGTGGAGTGGGACATCCTTGGCGTTCCGGCCGAGCGGCACGAGAAGTACTATCCCTGCTGCGCCGAGCCGTATCCGG ATATCTTCTTCAATATCACCCTGCGGCGCAAGACTCTCTTCTACACGGTCAACCTCATCATTCCATGTGTGGGCATCTCCTATCTATCGGTGCTGGTCTTCTACCTGCCCGCCGATTCCGGCGAGAAGATTGCCCTGTGCATCAGCATCCTCCTGTCGCAAACCATGTTCTTTTTGCTCATATCGGAGATCATACCCTCGACTTCACTGGCACTGCCGCTACTGGGAAAGTATCTACTGTTCACCATGTTGCTGGTCGGGCTGAGTGTGGTCATCACGATTATCATACTGAACATACACTACCGCAAGCCGAGTACGCACAAGATGCGCCCCTGGATCAGGTCGTTCTTCAtcaagaggctgccgaaacTCCTGCTGATGCGTGTGCCCAAGGACCTGCTGCGCGACCTGGCGGCCAACAAGATCAACTACGGCCTCAAGTTCAGCAAGACCAAGTTCGGACAGGCGCTGATGGACGAGATGCAAATGAACTCCGGCGGCTCCAGTCCGGACTCCCTGCGGCGGATGCAAGGTCGTGTGGGTGCCGGTGGCTGCAATGGCATGCACGTGACCACGGCCACAAACAG ATTCAGCGGCTTGGTGGGGGCTCTGGGCGGCGGACTGAGCACCCTGAGCGGCTACAACGGACTGCCATCGGTGCTATCCGGATTGGACGACTCTTTGAGCGATGTGGCCGCACGCAAAAAGTATCCATTCGAGCTGGAAAAGGCCATCCACAACGTCATGTTCATACAGCACCACATGCAGCGGCAGGACGAGTTCAATGCGGTGAGTA GAAGATCAGGACTGGGGCTTCGTGGCCATGGTCATGGATCGCCTGTTCCTCTGGCTCTTCATGATCGCCTCCTTGGTGGGCACATTTGTGATCCTGGGCGAGGCACCGTCGCTGTACGACGACACCAAGGCCATTGA
- the LOC122621282 gene encoding uncharacterized protein LOC122621282, giving the protein MLTGKCLVVCLIVYLCYVGLGGASQDEDELRMAGPKCSSCMKIQRKCTVSHSGLFCKNKTDKEKILFSTNKGRRLYHLPECVPQKYNVTGPILDWCCLWSPKLGCQQLAGIYYQNQSRRKDTCDICLHSCACDEDRNGVVKCTPMAKWLAALGILVLLSGSYRRS; this is encoded by the exons ATGCTGACCGGAAAATGTCTGGTAGTGTGtttaattgtatatttatgcTATGTAGGACTAGGCGGCGCATCGCAGGACGAAGACGAGCTGCGGATGGCAGGACCAAAGTGCTCGAGCTGCATGAAAATTCAGCGCAAATGTACCGTGTCGCATTCTGGCCtgttttgtaaaaataaaacggaTAAGGAAAAGATACTGTTTTCAACGAACAAGGGCAGACGATTGTACCATTTGCCCGAGTGTGTTCCGCAGAAGTATAACGTTACGG GTCCGATTTTGGACTGGTGCTGTCTGTGGTCGCCGAAGCTGGGCTGCCAGCAATTGGCCGGAATCTACTACCAAAACCAATCGCGCCGGAAGGACACCTGCGACATTTGCCTGCACTCCTGCGCCTGCGATGAGGATAGGAACGGGGTGGTCAAGTGCACGCCCATGGCCAAATGGCTAGCTGCTTTGGGGATTCTGGTCCTGCTGTCGGGGTCTTATCGCCGTTCTTGA